In the Paenibacillus sp. FSL R7-0337 genome, ACGAATTAATGAAAATCCTGCAGACCACGAACACCTCTGCAACGGCAGGGGCGGTAGACGCCTATCAATCTGTTGAGAATGCTGTTAGGGTAACGCCTACTTCGCTGCGGGCAACGATGACGATCATAGCCAGTGTTCCAATCCTGGTGGTCTATCCGTTCCTGCAAAGATATTTCGTGCAGGGGATGACGGTTGGCGGGGTAAAGGGCTGACTGAAAAGGATCCAAAACGTATGGCAGCGATTCTCTCGTCAATGGAGAATCGCTGCCTTTTTCTTCACTTGCTGATGGACGATGGGCGAAGTTCTCATATCGTTAAAAATTAAAGTGTTTTAGTGTTATTTTAAAATGAATCGTGCATCCTTCTTCTACAAATGTACAATCTGATTTGGTAGGATATTACCAGGCAAAACCAATGTAAGCGCATACAAGAGGAGGAATCTCTAGGATGAGCAAAAAGATCAGGAGAAAGGCACTCTCAGTTTCAATGGCTGGTGTGCTGCTGCTATCCGTCATTACCCCTATGCCATTCTCTAACCCGCTTCAAGCTGCTCCGGCTGCTGCCGTGCAGTCTGCTATTGCTCCGGCACAGGTAACCGCCGATTGGTACAAGAGCTATCAGACGATGGATGGTGTAGGAGCCGCCTATGCGTATACGGATTCCGTGCATATGCTGCAGCTCGCTTCGGCCGGCCATCAGGATACGGTCCGGCATCTGCTGGATCTGACCTTCAGTGAACAGAAGGGTACAGGCCACGACATTGTCCGGGTGATCATCGGTGACAACGGCGGCCTGACGACTTCCGGGGCTACTGCGGCAAGCCCAGGGTTCAACCCGCTCACCAGTCTCCTGGCTGATGTGAATAATCCCGGCTTTGACATTGAGGGGAATGCCATTCCCCTGCGTGGAACAGCAGGACAATACGGCTACAAGATCGAAGCGGAGAACCGCTATTACGACGGAAATACCGACAGCATTTGGCCGGTTGAACCGGAGCATGCTCCTGGAACGCTTGTACCTGTGCAAGACTTTGTATGGGATTATCCCTCCTGGAATCAGCCGATCGGCAATGACGACGGCGGCCCGACCAATCTCCTCAGTAAGCCCGGTGAACAGCCTGTAGTCATCAAGAATTCCCCGCGTACCCGCAAAGAGCTGTTCGATATCGATCAGGTCTGGACCATGCGCCAGGCACAGCAGTATGGTGTCAAGCAATTCTACGCCTGCACCTGGACTGTACCCTACTGGATGAGCCAATCCAACACCAATTCTCCCAGCAAAATTGTCCGCGGCGATATCGCCACGATTGGCGGAAAACCCGTCAAAATATATTATCAGGCCTATGCAGATTATCTTGTCAATTATATCCGCGGCATGTGGGAGCAGTGGGGGATTCCGGTTACCCACATCAATCCCTTCAACGAAGTCGATCTGGCGGGCGGTTCAGCCGCTTACGTTACGGAACTGATTAACGGCTATATCGGTCCTGCCTTGAAAAAATCGATGCAGCCCGGCGGCGACCTCTATGATATTAAGAACCCGGAAGGCAAGCTCATTGACTTCATTCCCCAGCTTGCCGCAGTGGACGGCACCAATCTGGGCGCTTCCTTAACTTAAGCAGAGGCGGCGAGGTGTTCTCGCAGACCGACCCGGATAATGCGCTCGACAAGAATCCCTATCTCGATGTATTCACCACCCATCTCTACGGAACTGTTGGCATTGGTACGGATGAGAACAAGCTGTACCACTCCGGAGATTTCTCCAAGAGTCCTCTGGATTACACCAAGGATGGAAGCAAGTATCCCGAATATCTGACCAAGTATAAGCTCTGGCAGGCAGAATTTATGAATCAGGACACCGGTGACGGATCGGCTGGGGCGTATACCCAGCGCTACGGCAATCAGAATATTAATGATGCTGTGCGCTGGTCCAATCTGATGACCAATATGTTCACCAGTAATCCGGGCTTCACCGGCTTTGTCTGGTGGAGCATGTGGGACAGCAACGGCGCAGACGGCTCTGACCTGATCCGCTTCGTGACGACCAACTCCCAGCAGGAGCCGGGACGGATCAGCACACTGACCGGTGAATACCGGTTGTTCAAGCGCTTTTACAGCTACGGGCATTTCTCCCGGTTCATGAATCCCGGCGATGTGCGCTTTGAGGTTACACGCGTACCGGCGCCTGATCTGAATGTGGTCGGCTTCAAGAATCCGGCTACGGGTGATTTCTCGATGACGGTATCCAACGCGAACAACGATGCCAGTGTCCAGCCGCTGGAATTCAATCTGAAGGACTTCCCGGCAGGAACGGACAGTGTGACGGTGTTCCGCACCTCGGGAAGCGAGAACCAGAAGAAGCTGGGTACGATTCCGTTATCGGGCGGCAAGTTCGTTATTGACATTCCGTCCGCCAGCATCGTGACAATCGTTCCGTCCAAGGGAACCTTTGCCACCTATCAGGGACTGGACGGGGAACGCGATGTCTTCTCCACGCTGGAAGCAGAGGGGAATGATAACCGTGTGCCCGGCGACAGTGCAGGCCAGGCGGGCCGGGCCAATGAGGCAGTGAAGCTTGGGACAGGCGGAACCCTCGCTTACAACAATGTGAACTTTGCAGACGGCTCGGCGAACGGCGGTGTAGTCCGCAGACACTTGCTATACCTTACTGCCCAGACGAAGTCGGCCCAGGGAGGCAAGCTTGCCGCATACGTCCTTCCGGTGGGAACGGCTGTCGGCAGCAGGACCGATATTCAGTCCCAAGGTACGCGGGTCGCAGCGATTGTGGTACCGGCCAACGATAGCTACGGCAAATTCCAGGCTATGGTCGATACTGGTGATCTCAGTGCTTACGGGCATAAGGATCTCTATATTGTGGCTGAGCCCAATGGGGCCGAGGGTACGATTACCGTTGACCGCTTCCTGTTCGGCGCAGGCGATTCCGACTGGAGTGCGGCTGCCAATAACTCGGTTGTGACGATTCCAGGGAACCTGCTGCTGAATGGAGATTTCGATACAGCTACAGGCGTAAGTACCGATCACTGGTCGGCAGGCCGTTACAATAACGGCAGCTTCGAGCCTGCTGTCACTGGACCTGTACTCACGGCAGATACAGTGCAGAGTTACTCGGGACTCTCCCGTTATCTGAAGAACAGCTCTACCTCCAAGGTTGCCGGGTCCGGGAAGCTTGCGGGCCGCACAGCAGCTGCGGAGCAGTATGACGGCATCTGGCAGGATGTGACCGGCAAGCTGAGCCAGGGAGAGAGCTATAACTTCAAGGGCTATTTCCTCTCGATGATGAGCCGCCCGGACAGTTATGATGTCGCTGCGGAGCAACCGGGGGATGTGGAAGTGGCGCTGGTGTATTACGACAAGGATGGAGTTCAGCTTGGCATGGACCCGGTTAATGGGCGCGATATGCCGGAACCCTACGCTGCCCGTGAAGCTGGCGATCCGGCTTACTGGCAGAACGGGAAACTGATTGGGCGTATTCTTGAGGGCGGCCCGCTTGGCCTCAGCTCCTTCCAGCCTGTGGATGTGAAGGTGGCGGACTGGCATGAGACGCCTAATCAACCATTCACGTATGAAGAACCCGCAGGTACAGCAAAGGTGGTACTGGCGGTGTATGCGAAGGATGCCAACATCCTGTATGCGGACCAAATGTCGCTTACTCCTGAGGCGGTTGTCTCCCGCAACCTCTTTATCGATGGCGTTCAGCCGTCTGATTTTGACGAAGGGAAATATGAATATAAATATACAGTAACCGGGAACGCCATTCCGAAGGTTACGGCGGTAACCAGCGAACCGGCTGAGCTTGTGAGCATCTCGCAGGCAGACAGTGCGCAAGGCACGGCAGTGGTCCGGTTTATCAAAGGCGAACAAGTGAAGACCTATAAAATCTTCTTCAGTACGAACGAGGTGGTTGATTTCTCGAATGGCCTTCCGGCAGGCTGGGAGGTGGTAAATCCGGCTGATCCGCAGACTGCACTCCGCTATAGTGCGGATGGTGCAGAGATTCAGACCTTGAAGAGCGATACGGACTATCCGGGCAGCCATAATATGCTGCAGCTTCCAGGCTCCGCTGAAGGGAACTGGACGCTGACGGCGAAGCTTACCGTTGACAAACCGCTGAATGATCCGTCGATGGGCGAGAACTCCCAGGTTGGGCTTGGCATCAGCGGCAGTTCAAGCGGAGAATTTTACCGGATCAATGCAAGGAAGGTCAGCAGCAATATCAAAGTAAATAATTCAGGCAAAAGCGGCACCCAGTCCTTCACCAACAATACGAATCAGACCAATCTGAGCGGGACTACCTATTACTTGCGGATTGTAAAAGAAGGCAATGTGGTGCAAGGCTATTTCTCGACCAACAACGGCTCTTCCTGGACCACGATGGGCAGTCCGTCCACGTATACTCCGGAATTCTTCAAGGCTGCCAAGGTACAATTGTATGGAACCAATACCAGCGCTGTAACGGACTTCAAAGTCACCTTCTCGGGGGTTACCCTGGTGAAGACCCTGGGAGAGACGGGGGAAATTACTGCAGATCAGCAGGCGGTAGAGGAAGCGGCGACCTTGATTGGCACCCGGATTACCGTTCCTAATGCAGTAGAGGGTGAAGATAACGCTAAGCTGATGGCCAAAGCACAGGCTGTTCTGGATGGGAATGAAGCGCTGAAGCAACTGGGAGTGAAGACCGTTATTACCCTCCAGGGAGGCGGATTTACGCTGACTGTTATTAAGGGAAGTGTCAGTGTAAAGGTTAGCCCGTTCACTATTACAGCAGGGATGAAGGCGGTAAGAGATTTCGAGGATGGGACCGTGCAAGGCTTCCAGCCAAAGGGAAGTGCTGGCGTGAAGCTGGAGGTGACCAAAGAAGCTAACCATACAGCGGGCGGCGCATATGCTCTGAAGGTCACAGGCCGTGCCGCCAACCCGGACGGACCTTCGGTCCCGGTCAAGGATGCTGTCACCGTTGGTAACGAGTACAAGGCAACAGTCTGGGTGAAGCTGATCAGCCCGGCAAGCGCACAGCTCAAGCTGACGGCACAGGTCAATGCGCCAACGCCGTACTATGTCAGTCTGGCTACACAGACGCTTAGTGCAGGCGGAGACTGGGTGAAGCTGGAAGGCACCTACCGTTATCTGCACGATGATGTCACTTTATATGTGGAGAGCCCGAACAGTATGGTTGCGTCTTACTATATTGATGATTTCAGCTTCACAGACACAGGGCTGGAGAGCATTCTTCCACTCCAGGAGGTGTATAAGAACGACTTCCTGCTCGGCAATATACCCGGCACTAATGATCTTAATCCGGGCAACGGACAGAATGCGTTCTTCAATTATCACTTCAATGCCGTGACCTTCGAGAACGAGATGAAGCCGGATGCGCTGCAGAAGATCAAAGGCACTTTTACCTTCAGCAAATCAGACGATATGGTTGCCAAATCCCGGGCGATGGGGGCGGAGGTCCATGGGCATGTGCTGGTATGGCATAGCCAGACTCCGGCGTGGTTCACGCAGCAGGTAGATGCCTCAGGCAATGCCGTGAAGGATGGGGCGGGGAATCCGGTCTATCTTAGCCGCAGTGAAGCACTGGCAAATATGAGAACCCATATCCGTACTGTCATGGAGCATTACAAGGATTCGGTGATCTCTTGGGATGTGGTCAATGAGGCGATGCAGGATGGTCCTCCCGCCGTAACGGACTGGAAGGATGCGCTGCGTAAGTCACCTTGGTACTATTCTGTCGGCCCTGACTTTGTAGAGCAGGCATTCCTTGCCGCCAGGGAAGTGCTGAATGACAATCCGGCGTGGAATATCAAGCTGTATTACAATGACTTCAATGATGATTTCCCGGAAAAGCGGGATGCCATCTATGACATGGTCAAAGAGATCAATGACCGTTATGCGCTGGCCCATCCCGGCAAACTGCTGGTTGACGGCATCGGGCTGCAGTCCCACTACGATATGAGAACCAAGCCTGCCAATGTGGAAGCGGCGATTGAGAAATATGCTTCGCTGGGCGTGGAGCTCTCCATCAGCGAGCTGGATGTGCTGGCAGGCATGAATTATTCCCTCTCAGCAGAGTGGGCAGAGAAGCAGGCGAGCCTGTATGCCCAATTGTTCCAGATCTACAAGAAGCATGCGGATGTTATTGCGCGTGTCACCCTTTGGGGATATGCGGACAGCGCGAGCTGGAGAGCGGGCCAGAATCCGTTACCGTTCATCAGTTCGCTGGCACCGAAGCCGGCATATTATGCCATCCTTGATCCTGAGAAGTATCTGGCCGGTCATCCGCTCTATATGACTCCAGAGACTAAGAGCTCTACGGCGCTGTATGGTACCCCTGAGATTGATGGAAGCATAGACGGCCTCTGGGCGAATGCGCCGGAGATCCAGATTGATAATCATATTATGGCGACAGCGGAGACCACAGGAACCGCCCGGACGCTATGGGATGAAGAGAATCTCTATGTACTGTTCCAGGTCAAAGATACGCAGTTAAGCAAAGCCAGCACGGATAAGACGAAGCAGGACTCCGTGGAAGCTTATGTGGACGAAGACCGTATGAACGCCTGGCCGTACCGCGAGGATGACGGGCAATACCGGGTCAACTATGCCGGGGAGCAGTCCTTCAAGTTCCTCAGTAATTCGACACCGGCGGTTTCACCGGGATTTGAATCGGCGGCGGTAACCGAAGGAACGGCTTATACGGTGGAGATGAAGATTCCGTTCCGCACACTGAAGCCGGAGAACGGGACACAGATCCGGTTCGATGCACAGGTGAACAACGCAACCGGGTCCAGCCTGATCGGCGTAGCCACCTGGAATGATCTGCTGGGCCGGGCTGCAAAATCAACAGAGGTGTTCGGCAGCCTTACTCTCAGCGGCAAGGGAGACGCAGTACCGCCCGTGTGGGCTGAGGGAAGCAAGCTTGCAGCTACCGATATTACGCGTACAGGGGTTACCTTATCGTGGCCGGCTGCAATGGATAATGTGGGCGTTACCGGCTACCGCATCTACAACGGGATCGATGCTGAGCCGGTGCTTGTAACCGGCAATGAACCGGTGGAGACCGTAACCGGAGCCGTATATCGTTATGAGGTAGCCGGACTGCTGCCGAACAGGCCGTATACCTTCAAGGTAGAGGCAGGCGATGCTGCGGGGAACTGGAGTAAGGACGGACCGTCCGTTATAGTGACCACCCTTCCGGGTCAAGACGTCACGCCGCCGGTCTGGGCGGAAGGAAGTACGCTTGCTGCTTCCGGTATCACGAGTAACGGGTTGACGCTGACCTGGTCGGCTACGGCCACTGATGACAGCGGCATCTACGGGTACCGGATTACGAACGGAACCGGAGATAAACCGATTACGGTTACAGATGCTGTGTATACGGAGACCGTAACGGGTGCTGTATACAGTCATCAAGTAACGGGACTACAGCCGGGTAAGCCGTATACGTTCAAAGTGGAAGCAGGAGACACGGGCGGCAATTGGAGCGAGAGCGGGCCTTCTGTGTCAGCCACCACGCTGCCTGCTACGGACACCACACCTCCGGTCTGGATGGAGGGAAGCAAGCTTGAAGCTTCACGGATCACTGCATCCGCTCTGACACTAACGTGGACACGGGCTGCTGATGATAAGGGAGTGACCGGCTACAAAGTCTATAGGGGAGCAGAGGAAATCGCTGCGTTGTCTGGAACAGTGCTGCGGTACGAGGTAACCGGGCTTGCTGCGGGAACAGAGTATCATTTCTCGGTGCAGGCCGGGGATGAAGCCGGGAACTGGAGCACGAATGGTCCTGCCCTCTCTGTAACTACGCTAAAAGACAGCGGCGGTCCGTCTGAGCCTACGCCAACACCAACAACAAGACCAACACCAACACCGACGCCAATATCTACACCAGCGCCGACATCTGCGCCAGCATCTATGCCGTCATCTGCACCAACGCCTACCCCTGTGCCTGGAGCAGTAGTGTCGCCAGCGCCGTCACCAGGCTTGACTTCGGCACCGACACCAGCGCCTGTCAGCCCATTCCGGGATGTGCAGGCCAAGTATAGCTGGGCTTCCGAGGCGATTGACACGCTATACGGGCTGGGTATAGTCACTGGAACCTCTGGTACGACCTTTAATCCAGGGGAAAACATCACGAGAGCGGATTTCGTGCTGATGCTGGTGAGAGCTCTGGGACTTGAAGCGGAGGCAGATTCCAGCTTCACAGATGTCAGTCAGGGAGCCTATTATTATGAAGCATTGGGCATTGCCAAGAAGCTCGGAATCATCCAGGGAGTAGACGGAAGCAGTTTCAATCCGAAGGGAGAAATCACCAGACAGGATATGATGGTGATCGCTGCCAGAGCACTGAAGGCGGTGAACAAATTAACCGTTAGCGGCAGTGCCGGAGATTTAAGCGGCTATACGGACAGCAATAAGGTAGCGAAGTATGCCGTAAATAGTGTAGCCGCTCTGGTCAGAGAAGGCATCGTGAGGGGAGACGGCACATCCGTTCATCCCGCCGCAGCCACCACCCGGGCGGAAGCCGCCGTCATGATTTTCCGCATACTGAAGAAGTAACTCGGAGAAGCACAACCCCGCAGGTAAAAGCATAGAATTACATCAAATACCCCTCACGGCCGCGAGCGTCCACCCATCGGAAGATGGGCCGGATGCTGGCTGGCCGGAGGGTATTTTTGTTGGATAAAGTACACTTGCTGATGAGCGAATGGACACTACTGGATAGTACCCGGGCATCCCGCAACTCTGGGTCTTCCCGCCCAGCTCTGCCGCTACGCGTTCGCCTTGCGGTTATACCGGAAGTACTAATATTTCCTGTATAGCTTCTTTTTTACAAATAATTAGTTTATCATTGCTTCATTCCAAAGATTAGGAGGATTTACTATGCGTCGAGTAATAAAACATATAAGCCGGTTGTGTGCGGGGCTTATGCTGCTGGGTACTGTATTTTACGCGGGAGGGGGGCGGGTACTGGCTTCGCCTGTCGGGAGTGAACAGGTTATCAGGACAGAGGTTGCGGCTCCGGCTGCTGTGGACGTCAGTTCTTCCATTGCAGTGCTGGGCAGCCCGTTCAAGAAAGCGGCTTATGCGCGTAATGTCTGGGACATGCAGCTTTTTGGCGGCAAAATCTATCTGGGCCACGGCAACAGCAGCAACAATGCGCCTTCGCCCAATGCGGGGCCGGTTCCAATCTATTACTGGGATCTTGCCCAGAATAAATTCTCTGTCCAGGATGTTACGTATACGAACCCGGCGACAGGCAAGGTGACTACCAATGTCTATGTCATGGATGAGCAGATCGATACCTTCAAGGTGCTGAACGGAGAGCTGTATATTCCCGGGCATGACTCCAGAGTACCGGGGTGGGCTTACGGGAATTTTTACCGGCTGAACGGGGATCACTGGGATCAATACATGAACATTCCCGGAGGTATTCATGTGTACGACATGGCTTACTACAAAGGCAAGCTGTACACAGCACTGGGCGCTAACGAAGGGCCTTTGATTTACGTGTCTTCGAACAAGGGAGCAACCTGGACCCGCCTCGGCTCGGTCTCCCAGTACGGTATTATGCGTGCGTACAATCTGTTCGAGCTGGGCGATACACTGTATGCTTCCTCAGCCACGGCAGGGAAGACCCAGGGAATTGCCAATGAGAAAGGGTATATGACCTCCATCAAGCAGAGCACAAGCGGGGGGATTCAGACGTCCAAGCTGACTTTTACCAGTACCCAGTTGTTCCCAGGGATCAGCTTCGTTACCAAACCCGGTGAAGTGAATGTTCCCGGTGTCAGCGGACAGCCTTGGCTGAAGCTCCTGCGCACGACCCCTGTGAACGACCGGCTGCTCTATATTGCAGGGGTGATCTATAACGATCATCAATCGATCCCGCAGGGACTGTTCTCGGCCGGAGCTAACTTCCAGAATGTGCGCAAGGAACGGTTGCCTGACTCTGCTGTAGTGCCAATGGATATTCTGGAGCGCGGGGAGACGGTATATGTGCTCGGTTACGTGAAGGAAGCTCCAGGACAATATACGAATGCTGTTTACCGCAAAAATACTGCCAGCTTCGCAGCCAGCGGGGAAGGCTGGAGCGAAGTCTTCCGCTTCAGCCGGGATACGTTCGCCCGTTCTTTCGAGGAACAGAATGGCGATTTCTATTTCGGACTGGGGAGTTATGCGGATGTCATTCCGGCTTCCACCGGCACGATTCTGAAGCTGAGCGCCGGGGCTTATTAAAGGCTACTCCCCAATAATCGCAATATTCGTGTTGATCCATTGGGCGGTATCTACCCCCTTGGCCTGTAAAAGCAGCGTATTGATGATATCCTCGCCCCAGTTCTGCTCGTTCTGTGAGATGACCCGGGTAATCTGGCCGTTATCCAGCGCCTGCTGCAAGGCAGGGGTCAGGCCGAGGGCAAGGTTATAACGCTTTAGCCCCTTGGCCTTCCAG is a window encoding:
- a CDS encoding endo-1,4-beta-xylanase, coding for MFSQTDPDNALDKNPYLDVFTTHLYGTVGIGTDENKLYHSGDFSKSPLDYTKDGSKYPEYLTKYKLWQAEFMNQDTGDGSAGAYTQRYGNQNINDAVRWSNLMTNMFTSNPGFTGFVWWSMWDSNGADGSDLIRFVTTNSQQEPGRISTLTGEYRLFKRFYSYGHFSRFMNPGDVRFEVTRVPAPDLNVVGFKNPATGDFSMTVSNANNDASVQPLEFNLKDFPAGTDSVTVFRTSGSENQKKLGTIPLSGGKFVIDIPSASIVTIVPSKGTFATYQGLDGERDVFSTLEAEGNDNRVPGDSAGQAGRANEAVKLGTGGTLAYNNVNFADGSANGGVVRRHLLYLTAQTKSAQGGKLAAYVLPVGTAVGSRTDIQSQGTRVAAIVVPANDSYGKFQAMVDTGDLSAYGHKDLYIVAEPNGAEGTITVDRFLFGAGDSDWSAAANNSVVTIPGNLLLNGDFDTATGVSTDHWSAGRYNNGSFEPAVTGPVLTADTVQSYSGLSRYLKNSSTSKVAGSGKLAGRTAAAEQYDGIWQDVTGKLSQGESYNFKGYFLSMMSRPDSYDVAAEQPGDVEVALVYYDKDGVQLGMDPVNGRDMPEPYAAREAGDPAYWQNGKLIGRILEGGPLGLSSFQPVDVKVADWHETPNQPFTYEEPAGTAKVVLAVYAKDANILYADQMSLTPEAVVSRNLFIDGVQPSDFDEGKYEYKYTVTGNAIPKVTAVTSEPAELVSISQADSAQGTAVVRFIKGEQVKTYKIFFSTNEVVDFSNGLPAGWEVVNPADPQTALRYSADGAEIQTLKSDTDYPGSHNMLQLPGSAEGNWTLTAKLTVDKPLNDPSMGENSQVGLGISGSSSGEFYRINARKVSSNIKVNNSGKSGTQSFTNNTNQTNLSGTTYYLRIVKEGNVVQGYFSTNNGSSWTTMGSPSTYTPEFFKAAKVQLYGTNTSAVTDFKVTFSGVTLVKTLGETGEITADQQAVEEAATLIGTRITVPNAVEGEDNAKLMAKAQAVLDGNEALKQLGVKTVITLQGGGFTLTVIKGSVSVKVSPFTITAGMKAVRDFEDGTVQGFQPKGSAGVKLEVTKEANHTAGGAYALKVTGRAANPDGPSVPVKDAVTVGNEYKATVWVKLISPASAQLKLTAQVNAPTPYYVSLATQTLSAGGDWVKLEGTYRYLHDDVTLYVESPNSMVASYYIDDFSFTDTGLESILPLQEVYKNDFLLGNIPGTNDLNPGNGQNAFFNYHFNAVTFENEMKPDALQKIKGTFTFSKSDDMVAKSRAMGAEVHGHVLVWHSQTPAWFTQQVDASGNAVKDGAGNPVYLSRSEALANMRTHIRTVMEHYKDSVISWDVVNEAMQDGPPAVTDWKDALRKSPWYYSVGPDFVEQAFLAAREVLNDNPAWNIKLYYNDFNDDFPEKRDAIYDMVKEINDRYALAHPGKLLVDGIGLQSHYDMRTKPANVEAAIEKYASLGVELSISELDVLAGMNYSLSAEWAEKQASLYAQLFQIYKKHADVIARVTLWGYADSASWRAGQNPLPFISSLAPKPAYYAILDPEKYLAGHPLYMTPETKSSTALYGTPEIDGSIDGLWANAPEIQIDNHIMATAETTGTARTLWDEENLYVLFQVKDTQLSKASTDKTKQDSVEAYVDEDRMNAWPYREDDGQYRVNYAGEQSFKFLSNSTPAVSPGFESAAVTEGTAYTVEMKIPFRTLKPENGTQIRFDAQVNNATGSSLIGVATWNDLLGRAAKSTEVFGSLTLSGKGDAVPPVWAEGSKLAATDITRTGVTLSWPAAMDNVGVTGYRIYNGIDAEPVLVTGNEPVETVTGAVYRYEVAGLLPNRPYTFKVEAGDAAGNWSKDGPSVIVTTLPGQDVTPPVWAEGSTLAASGITSNGLTLTWSATATDDSGIYGYRITNGTGDKPITVTDAVYTETVTGAVYSHQVTGLQPGKPYTFKVEAGDTGGNWSESGPSVSATTLPATDTTPPVWMEGSKLEASRITASALTLTWTRAADDKGVTGYKVYRGAEEIAALSGTVLRYEVTGLAAGTEYHFSVQAGDEAGNWSTNGPALSVTTLKDSGGPSEPTPTPTTRPTPTPTPISTPAPTSAPASMPSSAPTPTPVPGAVVSPAPSPGLTSAPTPAPVSPFRDVQAKYSWASEAIDTLYGLGIVTGTSGTTFNPGENITRADFVLMLVRALGLEAEADSSFTDVSQGAYYYEALGIAKKLGIIQGVDGSSFNPKGEITRQDMMVIAARALKAVNKLTVSGSAGDLSGYTDSNKVAKYAVNSVAALVREGIVRGDGTSVHPAAATTRAEAAVMIFRILKK